TTCCAGTAATCAATATCTTTCGTTTACTCATTTATGAAGCAACTCCCTTGCTATTAGAAGCCACATTCTATGTAGTTTCTCCTTCTTGTACACCTTCAGACTTTAGAACACTTAGAATCGTCATAAAAAAGACTTTTACATCAAACTTGAAAGATAGTTTTGACACATACTCACCATCAAGCTTTGCCTTTTGTTCAATCGTTGGTTCATCTCGACCGTTTATCTGAGCCCACCCAGTCAGACCAGGTTTGATATCATTAGCCTCGAACTTATCACGCTCAGCAATCAAATCATACTGATTCCATAATGCAGGGCGAGGTCCAACAATACTCATTTCACCCTTAAGGATATTGATAATTTGCGGTAGTTCATCCAAGCTTGTTTTTCTTAGAAACCTGCCCACTTTTGTTATAAAGAAATCTGGATCCTTCAATAGATGAGTTGGCATATCATTAGGCGTATCTGTTCTCATCGTTCTAAATTTGAGAATATAGAATTCCGATTTATTTTTACCTAATCGCTTTTGTTTAAATAGGATAGGTCCTTTAGAGCTTGTCTTAATCGCGATCGCAATGATCAAGAAGACAGGCCATAACACTAACATTCCGATTAAAGCCAACAGAAAATCAATGGTTTGTTTCACGTAAACATAAGGTCTCATAAGTTCACCTGATCCTTTAAGTTACTATTTTCTATCTATGTACATCATCTCTATGTCAGAAGACATAGAGATGATCGTCTTATCTTGTTTAGTTAGCCATTCCCTCAGCCAAATCTTTACCCAACTGAAGCTGCGATTCAAATTCACTTCTATATTGACTAATGATTGCTGTGCTATATCCATTACTGTTCAGTTTTTGTTCAGTGTCTGCAACTATACTATTGAAGTTAGCAGTAAACGCTGAAAGTTGTTGTACACCTTTAGCCTTAATACTCTTTTTACTCGCTTCATCTTTTGCCCCGAGATATTCTAAAGCAATACTCATTAATGTCGATTGGCTTTGATCTTTGAGTGCAGTAAGTTTGGCTTCCGTTTCACTAGTAATGGTTTCATAAGAAACCTTTCCAGTACCCGCAGTACCAACACCAGCTGCACCAGTTGAATCCGTTGGTGCAGGTGTCACTACTGGAGATGGGTCCTTCCCATTGTTACCAGTCGAACTATTATTGCCACCTTGCTCTTGATACGCCTTAGAAGCGGCAGTAATGGTTTTCGTCTTCTGATCCCAGCTAATGTTATGACCTACAGATTCCGATAAAAAACGTAGAGGCACATATAAGGAGCCATTCAAGATAAAGCTGGATTGCCCAGTTGGTAATGCCTTGGTTGCACCGTTAAATACATAACTTGCCTTCACTTGATTGAGTACAAGATTCTTAGGTACTGCTGAGGCACTATTCCCGTTTGTTGCATTCATTAGATACTCTTTAATCACAACTAGCTCTGAACTGCTAGGCTCTGCTACAGTAACTTTAACGTTTTTAGCATCCCAAACTACACTCTTTTGCAATGCATATGACATAAAGCGTAATGGAACATAAGTTGTATTGTTGTACATGAATACATATTGACCTGGAGGGGTCCCAATACTCACTCCATCAAAAATCATATTCACGTTCATGCTCTGCACTTTAATCGTAGAATTTGCAGCCTTAGTTGTTGCACTTGGTACCGCCGCTGCTGATACGGAGATAGGAGCGGATGCCGTTAAGGGTGCTAAACCTATTGAAGCTATTAACGATAGAACTATGACTGGTAGAGTTGCTTTAGACATACTTATTCACTTCCCTTTTCTTTCGCTTTTGATTGTTCTTCTTCTTTAAGGATTTGATCACGTGTCTTTCCTTGACTGATACCATATTTCTTGGCTATCTGTGATAGCTCATTATATTGTTCTTCGGATACTTTACCTAGAATAATGCTGCGTGCTTCCCGCTTCTCATCTAGATTCAAACCACCTCTGGCCAAATCTTTTAGACGATTAATATCAGATACGCTAAGTTGACCCAGAACAATTGAGGCTACATCTGCCTTATCCTTCATTGTCACATTCTCTTGAATTTCTTTAGCTTTATCTGTTGAGACCTGTGCTGTATAACCATGTGAAGAGGTATCTTTCGAATCTGTTGATGGAGCTTTCGTAGGTTCACTAGTAGTAGAAGGTGTTGCATTTTTTTCAGTTTCCCCAGCATCATTGCTTCCCTCATCATCTGTTGATGGAGTAGTAGGTGCTACAGACGCTACAGGTTCAACATCACCATCCACCACTTTATCTTCAGGTGCAGTTCCTTGATCTTGACCACCACTAACTTGATCCTCAGACTCCAGATCAAAACCATCCACCATAGAATTCATCAGCTTATCGACCGCATAATTCGCAGCGAACAAACCACCAACACCCAGAACTACAATGACTGACAGCGTCCATAAAAGGATCTTTTTCCATCGTTTGTTGAACATTTATGTATCCCCCTTTATGAATGATTTAGCTGATAGCAACTTGGGCAACGGGCTGCATCGGTACAATCTGATTGATTATTTCGCGAATAACTTCAGGTTCTTCGGCGAGAACACGTTCCAAACGTTTGAATTCCAGTTCTAGCTGATTCAGACTTATCACATTAGGTCTACCGATAAAGATTCTCCCATGATCTGTAGAGCCTAAATTCTCTTCATCTGTTAATAGTTCTTCATATAACTTCTCGCCCTCACGAATACCGGAGAACTGAATATCAATATCCCTATAAGGTTCATAACCAGAGAGAGTAATCAAATCTTCCGCTAACGTTAGAATCTTTACAGGTTCTCCCATATCCAGAATGAACACTTCACCACCTTTGGCAAAAGAACCCGACTGGATTACAAGCTGAACGGCTTCTGGAATCGTCATAAAATAACGGACCATTTCTGGATGAGTAACAGTGACTGGACCACCAGCAGCAATCTGCTCTTTAAAGGCCGGGATTACACTGCCACGACTGCCAAGCACGTTCCCAAAACGCACGGCTGAGAACTTTGTTCTACTTGTGGTATGCAGACTTTGCACATACATTTCAGCAATCCGCTTAGTTGCACCCATCACACTCGTTGGGTTAACCGCTTTATCCGATGAGATCATTACAAATCTCTCCGCACCATATTTATCTGCACAATCCGCAACATTCCTTGTTCCGAAGACATTATTCTTAATGGCTTCAGAAGGGTTCCGCTCCATCAATGGAACGTGTTTATGTGCTGCCGCATGAAAGACAACATGTGGCTTATGGCTGCTGAATACGTCCATTATCCGACTGCGGTCCTGTACATCCGCGATTACGGTAACAATATTCAGATCCGGAAACTTCTTACGAAGCTCCATTTCAATCATATAAATGCTGTTCTCTCCGTGTCCAAGTAACATTAACTTGTCGGGACCAAATGGGGCAATCTGCCGACAGAGCTCTGAACCAATAGATCCACCAGCCCCCGTAACTAACACAGTCTTGTGGTGTACATAACCTAGAATACTGTTCAAATCTGCTATAATCGGTTCACGGCCTAGTAAATCTTCAACGCTAACATCTCGCAGTTTCTTCACTGATATTTTTCCCGCGATCAGATCGTTAAGCGCCGGTATAATCTTTAGCTTGGCCCCTGTCTTCTTCGCAAGATTAATAATTTCAGAAATTTCAGTACGTGAAACGGAAGGCATAGCGATAATAATCTCATGAATTTCCCGTTCTTTCACAATAGCGGGAATCGCGTAACGATTGCCTAAGACTGGCACACCCAGTATCGACATATGATATTTATTGATACTATCATCAATGAAACCTACTAGCTTCGTATGAGCAAAAGAAGGCCCCATCATTTCCCTAGCAATTAATATTCCACAATCGCCTGCACCTACAATTAGTGTATGGGTCTTAGTGTCTTTGTAATTGATTCGATCATTATGAAGTACTCTCCACAAAAATCGAACTCCACCTACTAATAAAAGAATAGTCTCCATCGACCGAACTTCTATGGCAAGAGGTACTCTATCCGGCAAAATTAGATACGCCAGTGCAAATGAAAATAAAGACCCTACTACAATAGCTTTAGAAACCGATATAATCTCACCGATACTGGCATATTGCCACATTCTTCGGTAAAGACCGAAGTATATCAGACTTCCACCGAATGCAAATGTTGCAATCACACCAAATTGCAGCATCTGTACAACGTATTCCTGAAGAGCATGGTTAGGGTACCGAAACAAATAAGATGTCACAATACTGAACCAAATGATCGCAAGATCAATGAAGAATAAAAGAATCACTCTAGATTTCGCTGTCATTTTCAGTGCCTCCAAAAACAACATTATTGTTAAAGAATAAATCAATTTCCATAGTAGTAGTAATAGTAACCTTCGCTGGCTTTACGTTTTACATTATTGAGAACCACGCCAAGCATTTTTGCACCTACACGATCGAGGTTAGCTTTAGCTTTTACAGCAATATCCCGCTTTACCTTGCCATAGCTGACAACCATAATGACACCATCACTCTTGGAAGCCATGATCTGCGCATCTGTAACCGCCAATAACGGTGGAGTATCAATAAGAATGACATCATAACGCTGGCGCAAGTCCTGCAAAAGAGTACTCATCCGATTAGAAGCCATCATTTCTGCTGGATTTGGAGGAATCGGTCCTGAGGTCATAATGGAAAGATTGGAAACACCAGAATCTTGGACAGTATCCTCAAGAACCGCCTGCTGCGACAGTAGTGAAGATAGCCCAAATCGGTTACTAAGCGAAAAAGTCTTATGTGCTGTCGGTTTCCGCAAATCACCGTCAATCAACAATACCTTCTTATCTGCCTGTGCGTAAGCCGCAGCTAAATTAGCAGAAACTGTTGATTTACCTTCCTCCGGTCCGGACGAAGTTACCATGATTACTTGAATAGTCTCATCTACAGAGGAAAAATCAATATTTGTGCGTAGCGCACGAAACGCTTCAGATACAGGGGAGCGAGGGTTCGTAACGGTAATTAGATGTCGTTGTTTATTTGGCAGCTGTGACATGTTCGAGTTCGCCCGCCTTTCTGGATGTTTGCGTCTGTGCCTGTGTTGCGCCTTGTTTGCTTTCTTCTGAACCCAATCTTGTAATCATCGCTATCGTTGGTAGACCAAGATATTTCTCAATATCTGCTTCAGTCTTCAGCGTATCGTCCATGTATTCCAGCAAGAAAGCAATCCCTAAACCAATCATCAAGGAAACGATGAAAGCTATAGCCATATTCATTAAGACATTCGGTTCTACGGGTCCTGGCTCGTTAAGTGGATTCACTTTGGCCTCATTTAGAATCGATACGTTCTCCACGTTAAATAGGTTAGGAATCTCATCCTTGAATACAAGTGAAATGGCATTCACGATTTCAGCGGCTCGCTGATACGAATTATCTCGAACGACAAGTGTCATCACCTGCGTATTATTGACGGAGCTCACATTAACCTTCTTCAACAGCTCTTCTGCAGTAATATTGAACTGCGGATAATCTCTCGTAACAATATCAAGGATGGCCGGAGTCTTAATAATTTCCTTATACGTATTAATCAATTGAATATTAGTATTAATCTGGTTCAAATCAAGCTGCGCTGCTGCCGATTGAGTCGGAGTCTGGTTAACAATAATCTTAGTGGATGCTTCATACACCGGATTCTTAATATACAGACTGTACACACCAGCAACACCGCACACCAAAACAACTATGCTAGCAATCAGCCATAGTCTCTTCCTGACGATCTGAAAATAATCGCGAAGATCCAATTCTTGTGATGACAAGTGTAATTACCTCCAAGCTATTTCTGAAATATTTCGTTACTATAGTACAGCACTTCCCTATTGGCAAAAAATTGCCCCCTCTCACCTACATGAGAGGAGGCTATATACTATACTTTTAAATTTACTTACTTGAAGTTAATAGTACGGTAGATAATTACTGCTGCTTCAGCACGAGTAGCCGTATTGTTCGGGTTGAACTTACCAGCATTTCCGATAACCAAGTTATGATCTGCTGCGAATGCTACGCCATCTCTCAAAGATGCACTGATCTTAGCAGCATCGGAGAATTGGCTGATTGCCGTTACATTCGTTGTTGCAGCTGGATTGATAGATTTCACTGCACGGGAGATCATTGTTGCCATCTCTGCACGTGTGATGGTTGCATTAGGATCGAACTTAGCCGCACTGCGTCCAGTAATGATTCCTTTTTCTGCTGCAACTGCTACATATGGTGCATACCAAGCAGATGAACTTACATCACTAAAGCTTTGTACGGCAGAGTTGTTCTCCAGATTAAGCGCACGAATCAACATTTTAGCGAACTCTGCACGAGTTACATTGCTCTTCGGTGCGAATTTGCCTTCGCCCACGCCTTCAATCGCGCCTTTTGCAGCTACGACTTGAATTTGTTTGCCAGCCCAAGCTTGTACACTAGCAATATCCGTAAAGTTTACTTTATTCTCAAGCACTGCATAGGATGAGAAAGTATCACGTGGTTCTACGATGAACTCTCCATCAAGCACACCACCTTGGAATTGCAGGCTACCGTATACAAGCTTCGCTACGGACAGCAATTCTTTATCAAGACCATCAGTATTCTTAAGCGGAAGTTTAATGGTAATTGGTTGTTTGAATGTGCTTGTTGCTACACCGTTCACGCTAAGTGCAAATTCATACACATCCGAAGCCAATTTCAGTTTGGTAACAGAAGTTACAACTTCTGGTTTAGCGGTAGTTACTGTCAATGCAATAGCTGTGCTGAACTGACTTACAGGAATCGTTACTGTTACACCATTGAACGTAACCGCGATATTTGCAACACCTTTAGCTTTTGCAGCTTCAATAATTGCTTGGGAAAGCGGAACTTCAACTGTAGTAGCGCTTACTGTTCCCAGATTCAGGGTCAAAGTAAGACCTGTTTTGCCAGAATTCGCTGCAACTAGCTTATCCAACTCTTTAATTACATCGGCATCTACCAATTTCAATGTTGCTTTACCGTCAACAACACTTACTAGCTTGGATACGTCGTAGATTCCTGGAGTTGGAGCAGGAGTTACAGGAGTTGTAACATTTCCATTTCCACCATTGCTACCACCATTACCGTTACCGTTGCCGTTGCCGTTGCCGTTGCCGTTGCCATTATCGCCCAATCCATACGCTTTAACGTAAGCAAGTGCAAGTGATTTCGCCGCAGGCTTCGCAGATTTAATCGTATTATTCAGGTTCTTCAATGTTTGCTTCACATCACTAGCAGTAACTCCAAGATTTTGCAACGCTTGGCTTACTGTAAGAGCTCCTGCTCCTGTAGTGTGGCTCAATACTTTCGCAATAGCCTCATCCAACAAAGTATCGTAACCAGATTCAGATTTGAGAATTTCCAACAACTCTGCAGTTGTCTTGCTGCTAACCAGTGTACGAAGTTCTGTTTCTACACTGATTAAGAATTCAGAAACACTATCTACAGTAAGACCAGACACACCCGCTTTAGTTGCAATTTTGCTCAACAGGGCAATATTTTTGTCGTCGTTACGGATAATTTGAATTCCGGAGAAATCGTTCCCATAGACATCATATACTACACTAGTAACGCTTTGGAACAATTTAAGTGATGTCTTTGTTTCTACTTCATCCAATGAAAGCTTGTTCAAGACTGGAGCAAAAATCTCTGCGAAAGTTGCCTCGTCCAGCGCAGCAACCTCATTTTTCAAATTATAGAGGTAAACTACATCTGTTGCAGAGAGTTGCTTGTAAACATTAAGAACTTTCTCCTTAACTGCTGTACTGCTGCTAACTGTAGCTGCAGATGCTGTACCCACTGCTCCAAGATTACCCAACGGAAGACCCGCTACGGATGCTGCTACCATACTTGCTGCCAATGTTGATACTACTAGTTTCTTTTTCAAAGTCACTAAATATCCACCTCTTTATATGTATTTAAATTCTTTTGTTACTATAGTCCTATACTATTTCACCTTATGTCTACACTATTACGTATTTCAACGATTCACCCAATAAAACCCATTCTACCACTATTAGGTAGATTAGTCAGCCCTTTCGGGAAAAAATGCCAAACAATTTGTGACGATTCCCCCTTTTTTGTACGTGATTACCACGAATAACCTCTCCATTTGCCACAATTTGCTGAGAGTTCTCGCGCATATAGTCGCGCACCTCAGGACCTAATTGTTTCTCTAAAACCACATAAGCAGCATGTAATCCAAAAGGACGATGAACACTGTCATGTGCATCAGAGGCCAACACATGTACTGCATTTCTACGACATAACTCAAGAGATAGCTTCTGAAGTTT
This genomic stretch from Paenibacillus sp. FSL H7-0737 harbors:
- a CDS encoding YveK family protein, with protein sequence MSSQELDLRDYFQIVRKRLWLIASIVVLVCGVAGVYSLYIKNPVYEASTKIIVNQTPTQSAAAQLDLNQINTNIQLINTYKEIIKTPAILDIVTRDYPQFNITAEELLKKVNVSSVNNTQVMTLVVRDNSYQRAAEIVNAISLVFKDEIPNLFNVENVSILNEAKVNPLNEPGPVEPNVLMNMAIAFIVSLMIGLGIAFLLEYMDDTLKTEADIEKYLGLPTIAMITRLGSEESKQGATQAQTQTSRKAGELEHVTAAK
- a CDS encoding CpsD/CapB family tyrosine-protein kinase, with protein sequence MSQLPNKQRHLITVTNPRSPVSEAFRALRTNIDFSSVDETIQVIMVTSSGPEEGKSTVSANLAAAYAQADKKVLLIDGDLRKPTAHKTFSLSNRFGLSSLLSQQAVLEDTVQDSGVSNLSIMTSGPIPPNPAEMMASNRMSTLLQDLRQRYDVILIDTPPLLAVTDAQIMASKSDGVIMVVSYGKVKRDIAVKAKANLDRVGAKMLGVVLNNVKRKASEGYYYYYYGN
- a CDS encoding SPOR domain-containing protein: MFNKRWKKILLWTLSVIVVLGVGGLFAANYAVDKLMNSMVDGFDLESEDQVSGGQDQGTAPEDKVVDGDVEPVASVAPTTPSTDDEGSNDAGETEKNATPSTTSEPTKAPSTDSKDTSSHGYTAQVSTDKAKEIQENVTMKDKADVASIVLGQLSVSDINRLKDLARGGLNLDEKREARSIILGKVSEEQYNELSQIAKKYGISQGKTRDQILKEEEQSKAKEKGSE
- a CDS encoding sugar transferase codes for the protein MRPYVYVKQTIDFLLALIGMLVLWPVFLIIAIAIKTSSKGPILFKQKRLGKNKSEFYILKFRTMRTDTPNDMPTHLLKDPDFFITKVGRFLRKTSLDELPQIINILKGEMSIVGPRPALWNQYDLIAERDKFEANDIKPGLTGWAQINGRDEPTIEQKAKLDGEYVSKLSFKFDVKVFFMTILSVLKSEGVQEGETT
- a CDS encoding stalk domain-containing protein translates to MSKATLPVIVLSLIASIGLAPLTASAPISVSAAAVPSATTKAANSTIKVQSMNVNMIFDGVSIGTPPGQYVFMYNNTTYVPLRFMSYALQKSVVWDAKNVKVTVAEPSSSELVVIKEYLMNATNGNSASAVPKNLVLNQVKASYVFNGATKALPTGQSSFILNGSLYVPLRFLSESVGHNISWDQKTKTITAASKAYQEQGGNNSSTGNNGKDPSPVVTPAPTDSTGAAGVGTAGTGKVSYETITSETEAKLTALKDQSQSTLMSIALEYLGAKDEASKKSIKAKGVQQLSAFTANFNSIVADTEQKLNSNGYSTAIISQYRSEFESQLQLGKDLAEGMAN
- a CDS encoding polysaccharide biosynthesis protein — encoded protein: MTAKSRVILLFFIDLAIIWFSIVTSYLFRYPNHALQEYVVQMLQFGVIATFAFGGSLIYFGLYRRMWQYASIGEIISVSKAIVVGSLFSFALAYLILPDRVPLAIEVRSMETILLLVGGVRFLWRVLHNDRINYKDTKTHTLIVGAGDCGILIAREMMGPSFAHTKLVGFIDDSINKYHMSILGVPVLGNRYAIPAIVKEREIHEIIIAMPSVSRTEISEIINLAKKTGAKLKIIPALNDLIAGKISVKKLRDVSVEDLLGREPIIADLNSILGYVHHKTVLVTGAGGSIGSELCRQIAPFGPDKLMLLGHGENSIYMIEMELRKKFPDLNIVTVIADVQDRSRIMDVFSSHKPHVVFHAAAHKHVPLMERNPSEAIKNNVFGTRNVADCADKYGAERFVMISSDKAVNPTSVMGATKRIAEMYVQSLHTTSRTKFSAVRFGNVLGSRGSVIPAFKEQIAAGGPVTVTHPEMVRYFMTIPEAVQLVIQSGSFAKGGEVFILDMGEPVKILTLAEDLITLSGYEPYRDIDIQFSGIREGEKLYEELLTDEENLGSTDHGRIFIGRPNVISLNQLELEFKRLERVLAEEPEVIREIINQIVPMQPVAQVAIS
- a CDS encoding S-layer homology domain-containing protein, whose product is MTLKKKLVVSTLAASMVAASVAGLPLGNLGAVGTASAATVSSSTAVKEKVLNVYKQLSATDVVYLYNLKNEVAALDEATFAEIFAPVLNKLSLDEVETKTSLKLFQSVTSVVYDVYGNDFSGIQIIRNDDKNIALLSKIATKAGVSGLTVDSVSEFLISVETELRTLVSSKTTAELLEILKSESGYDTLLDEAIAKVLSHTTGAGALTVSQALQNLGVTASDVKQTLKNLNNTIKSAKPAAKSLALAYVKAYGLGDNGNGNGNGNGNGNGNGGSNGGNGNVTTPVTPAPTPGIYDVSKLVSVVDGKATLKLVDADVIKELDKLVAANSGKTGLTLTLNLGTVSATTVEVPLSQAIIEAAKAKGVANIAVTFNGVTVTIPVSQFSTAIALTVTTAKPEVVTSVTKLKLASDVYEFALSVNGVATSTFKQPITIKLPLKNTDGLDKELLSVAKLVYGSLQFQGGVLDGEFIVEPRDTFSSYAVLENKVNFTDIASVQAWAGKQIQVVAAKGAIEGVGEGKFAPKSNVTRAEFAKMLIRALNLENNSAVQSFSDVSSSAWYAPYVAVAAEKGIITGRSAAKFDPNATITRAEMATMISRAVKSINPAATTNVTAISQFSDAAKISASLRDGVAFAADHNLVIGNAGKFNPNNTATRAEAAVIIYRTINFK